TTGACCTGCCTTACTATTCAGCCGCTTAATTTGTAGTTTTAAATCTTCAATAGATTTTTTATTTTCGCAATCTGTTTCTGCTGCTGGCACCATAATTTTACCCTGCGAATTATTACAACTTGGCAACTTCAGTGTATTTCTCTGCTAACTCAATACCCTTTTGTGTCAGTTTATCGCCCTCATCTGCTAATTTTTCTAGAGAATCAAAGCCGAAACGTTGAGCATCACGTAAAGTTCTAGCGACTAGCAATAAACGACCGGAAAACACCAGCACCCAGCCAAAACCCTCATGACTCAAGTCGATGACAACTTGGGATAATGAACCAGTTTTTTGTTCAATTTGTGCGGCGATCGCGCGATAGAATGACATAATTCTGGCTTTGGTAGCCGCTTCCACATCACCTTCTACAGAAATTTGGCGTTTCGCTTGCTTGCTGACAATATAAGGTTTGAGAATTAATTCATCCGACCAATTGCGATAAAATCCATAGGAATCTTGGGCGCGAATTTGTCTAACTAACTCTTGCACAAAAGGAGAATTTAACGCTTCGCTGCTAGTAGTTTGGTTGACAGTTTCTGTGGAACTCATACGGTTATTTCCTCTTCTACAAAACTTGGTGATTTTTGTTGTAAAGCTTTTCGCAACCAGGGGGGAGGGCTGCCTTTTAAAGTTTGGACTAACTGATCTAAAAGGTCAGTAATTTTATCATCCTCAGACCTCGCTTTGATTGGTGTAATGCGTTTCTTAATTAACCGAGCAGCCGCACTACCGCCAATTGCTGATACATAAACAATCGTGCAATCAGCTAAAGCTTCAATTTTGGGAACTAATTTATCCTCATTCCCATCTTCTTTGAGGTCGCCATCAAATTTCAAAGTATTGAGAAAGTGATAACCCTCCGGTGAAACTTCATAAACATCTATTTTCTTCGCCCAACCAAAATGAGCATTAATATGAATTCGATCGCTAGTGGTGAAGGCAATTTTCATAATTTATCCTCCAATAATTAGGAATTTTTTAATGCTTGGCTTTTTCTTCTTCGGCTTCTAGAAATAAATTGCCCAGGTCAAATAAAAGTTGAATAGTTCCTCGGTAGCCGACAGTACAACGCTGTCCATTACCCAAGCGGTCAAAAACAGGGAAACCGAGCCGATAGTGAGGAGTGTGCAGACGGCGAGCGATCGCTTTACCATGAGAATTAGCAATCACCAAATCAGAACCTACTGCTAATCGCTCAAAATCTTCCAAATCCCCAATAGTGACGCTTTCCACAGGCAGTTGCTCCAAAAGCGGCGACTTTGTAGTTGTCACGGCGGCGTGAATTTCCGCACCCATCGATTGCAAAAACCAAGCTGTTGACCACAACAAATCAGGTTCCAGTCCTAACGACACCCGCTTACACCCGAAATAAAAGTGAGTATCCAGCATTGCATCTTGTAACTGACGGCGTTGGTGGCAATATTTTTCTGGAACTGCATTACCGCTAATATCTACCAGTCCTTGCAAAAAGTTATCTACTGCATCTAACCCAGTCAGTTGGGGAAACAGCTCGTAAGGTATATCAAACTGTGTTTGTAAACTTTCTGCTGCACCGCGCATACTCTCGCCTAGTGCGAGGGTAAACACCGAACTACCCATTTCTCGGAGTTCTGGTAAAGTCGTCCCACCACCAGTCACCGCACTGTAGGAATCATCCAAGTGACCGTCAAGGGAAACAGAAAGGTCGGGTACTACAATGGGTTTTAGCCCGAACGCACAGACAATCTCTTTAATTTCCTGTACATCCCCAGGGGTAAACGCCGAACTTACCAAAATATTAATTTGGTCTAATCTGGTTTCTCCCGGTTGTGGCAATTCCTTAACTATACTTTCCACGGCGGCGGCGAAACCATCTTGCAACGCACCTTTAAAATCAGGTGTAGAAGCAAAGACAATCGGCAAATCATATAATTCTGGGTGACGCTTGCGGATACTTCTGAGAATTCCTTCCATGTCATCCCCTCTAGTTTCCGTGAGTCCGGTAGTTAACAAACCGATAATTTCTGGCTTTGATTTCTCTACCAGCGTCAGGATTGCTTGCTCAATATTATCTTCGCCACCTAAAATAGTGCTAACTTCTGTCATGGCAGTGGTGGATAGGGGAATAGCTTCCCGAAAATGCCGCACTAACATAACTTTGGCGAACGCAGTACAACCCTGAGAACCATGAAACAAAGGCATTACACCTTTCAATCCTAAAAAGGCTAAAGCTGCACCTAAAGGTTGACTTTGCTTCAGAGGATTCACCGCAACCGATTTCTGCGAATTTCTAACTACAGTTTTCCCCCTCTGCTCCTCTGCTTCCTCTGCTCCCCGGTCACTTCGACTTCGCTCAGTGACCTCCCACAGTGCCGGCTTCCGCACCTGCGCCCAAACAGGACTGTGCAAAGCCTCATCTAGTTCTCGCGCCATTTCCACCATACCCACATATCCAGCATAGGGATGATGGCGTTCTTGATTAATATCTAAAAATGGGATACGGGCTTTCAGGGCAGTGTATTGATTGCGACCACCAGCAATCAGCATATCCGCTTTTGTCTGGGCAATCACCCGGAGTAATTCTTGGGCGTTGCCTTTTTCCATAGCAATGCCATCTTTTCCTAGTAATTCTTTGATCCTCGCTTTATCTTCTTCAGTACTTTTCTTGGTGCTAGTGGCGACAACTTCCATGCCTAAGTCCTTAGCTGCCGAGATAATCGACCAACTTTTCACACCTCCGGTATAAAGTACAACCCGCTTATCTTTGAGGCGATCGCGGTAACGAGCTAAAGCAATATCTAGCGCAGTAGTTTCTTCTGTAATTAATTTTTCTACTCTTTCTTGTAAAGCGCGATCGCCTAATTTTGCAGCAATATTCCGCAAACAGCGATTCATGTCATCTACACCATAGAAAGATTCTTCAATATAAGGGATACCATAACGCTCCTCCATCTTTCGCGCCACATTAATCAGGGCTTTGGAGCAAATCATCACATTCAGCTTGGCACGGTGAGCATAACGCACTTCATTATACTTAGCATCACCCGTAATTTTAGCGAGAACGCGAATACCTAATTTTTCAAATAATGGCAGAACACCCCACAATTCGCCAGCAATATTGTACTCACCAATCAAATTAATATCATAAGGGGTAGTATATTCTGGTTCAGCACTACCGATAACATATTCTAGTAAAGCTTCCCCACCGACGCGATTACCCAGATTTTTACTGCCAATAAAGCCAGGTGAATTTACGGGGATAACAGGTATACCTGTTTTCTTCGCCGCCGCTTCACAAACTGTATCCAAATCATCGCCAATCAGCGCCGTCACACAAGTGGAGTAAACAAACACCGCCGCAGGTTGATAGCGTTGCTGTACTTCTAAAATTGCCTTGTACAGCTTCTTTTCCCCACCGAAGATGATATCGTTCTCACTTAAATCAGTCGTGAAACCCATTTTGTAGAGATGGGAATCAGAGGAAAGACTACCACGACCACCCCAAGAATTACCAGCGCACGCGATCGGCCCGTGGACTAAATGAGCAGCATCGGTAATCGGGACTAGGGCGATGGATGCACCATCGAAAGCACAGCCTCCTTGAGCAGCACCGGGTTGGGCTTGTTGGTGACAAGATTTGTTTTTCTTCTGCCCATGCTTGTTGTGATTGTGTTCGCATCCTGGTTCACTCAGCAGCTCGTTAATTTTGCCTTGGGTGATTTTCATGACTTGATGGGTGATTGGCAATCAAATTTCTTGTTTTTCTTCTTTTCTTCTTCCTTTGTGTACTTCGCGTCTTTGCGGTTCGTTTTTCAGAATATTTCTTAACGCAGAGGAACACAAAGAACTAGCAAATATATTTCGTGATGTCTTCACTACACTCATCTGAAAGATAAGACAGACTGCGGAAGCGCAGACCCACAAACTCGTCGTAAAGTGGATTTAATTTGCACAGTGGGGGAATGTGGAAAGTGTGTCCGAAAAATTTAACGTCGCGTTCAAAAGGACAGCAACAGGGAATAACTTGACAAATGAGATGGGCGGTACGGCGATCGCATATTTGAAATCGATCCACCCATCGGCGTAACGGAGAGAGAATATCAAAAAAGCGATCGCGGTTGTGGATGATTGTACTCATAGCGGCTGGTATAAGAGACAAGGGAAGGAGGACAAGGGGGACAAGGGAGACAAACAGAATAATTAGTATCAATGCCCAATGCCCCATGCCCCATGCCCAGTTATCATCGAATCAAGTCGTAAGAAATATCGGTCTTAGATGGAATAATGGTGTTGCGATCCAACTCATCTAGGAGTGTGTTAACAATCCAGTTGAGTAGGTTGATTGTACCTTGGTAGCCGTAGGTGGCGTAGCGGTGCAGGTGGTGGCGGTCAAATATGGGGTAGCCAATCCGCACGAATGGGGTTTTGGTGTCGCGCCAGAGATACTTACCGTAGGAATTGCCGATGAGCAAGTCTACAGGTTCGGTAAATAGTAAAGAACGCATGTGCCATAAGTCGCGTCCACCATGAATTGTTGCACCTTGACCAAATGGGCTAGAGTCGAGTAATGCTCTCAGTTCTGCCTCAAAATGTTCGTTACTATTGCTAACCAAGATGTGAACTGGTTCCGCACCAACTTCTAATAAAAATTGTGTCAAACCAATTACCAAATCGGGATCGCCATACATAGCAACCCGTTTGCCATGTAACCATGCTTGCGAATCGGTTAACGCATCCACTGCGCGTCCCCGTTCATCTTCTAATTCTTGGGGAATTGGCTTACCAGTTAACGCCGACAGTTTCATTAGGAATTCATCAGTACCGCGAATGCCCACAGGACGGTTAACGTAAGTCTTTTGATGCCATTCGTGTTCGATGTACTCGCGAGTTTTGGTAGTAGCGTAAGCTTGGAGTGCGATCGTCGCTTCAGCATTAATCGAATCAGCCGCATCTTCTAGCTTAGTTCCACCTGGATACATATTATATGTACCGTTATTCGGAGAATCCAAGTATTCGGAGTTATCTGCTAACAAGGTGTACTCAATTCCCATCACATTAGCAATCCGCTTAATTTCCCGCAGGTTGCCAATGTAGGTTTCAAACCCAGGAATAAAGTTAATTTTGCCGTTGGTGGTTTCTTTCTTCTTACCTGCTGTCAAATTCGACAAAATCCCCTTCATCATGTTGTCGTAACCCAAAATGTGGGAACCGACAAAGCTGGGGGTATGAGCATAGGGAACGGGGAATTCTTCGGGAACCGCACCTTCTTCTTTAGAAGTTCTAATAAAAGCTTGCAAGTCATCCCCGATTACCTCTGCCATACAAGTTGTGCAGACAGCGATCATTTTCGGCTTATACAGGTTGTAAGAAACTGCCAAACCTTCAATTAAGTTCTTCATACCACCGAATACGGCTGCATCTTCCGTCATTGAGGAGGATACGGCAGAAAACGGTTCTTTAAAGTGGCGGGTGAAGTGGCTGCGGAAGTAAGCAACGCAACCTTGAGAACCATGTACAAAAGGTAGCGTACCTTCAAAACCAACAGCAGCTAAAATTGCGCCTAGAGGTTGGCAAGCTTTCGCTGGGTTAACAGTCAACGCTTGGCGGGCAAAGTTCTTTTCGCGGTATTCCCAGGTTTTTGTCCAATCAGCCATCTGGGTAACTTCTTCAGATTCATGCCCACATTCAAACTCTTTCTTGGCTTGAAATAGCTCTTGGTATTCCGGTTGCTGAAAAAGTTCGGCGTGGTCTTTGATTTTGTTGATGTCGTTTTGTGCCATAATAATAGTTCTTCAAGCTTTGAAAGTAATCAGTTCAAGGTCTGAGAAAACAACAATTTTGATGTCTAGTTATGAGTTTTGAATGCTAGAAAATTCAAAACTCATAGCTTTTTCACTCACTTTTTTTCCAAGGCGCGCCGATTAAGCTCCAGGTGGGGCTGTTGAGAGCGAGATCCATGTCACGGGCGAAGATAGCGAATCCGTCGTAGCCGTGGTACGGCCCAGAATAATCCCATGAGTGCATTTGGCGGAAGGGAAGCGCCATTTTTTGGAAGACGTACTTCTCTTTAATCCCGGAAGCGATTAAATCGGGCTTGAGTGCTTTCACAAAATGCTCAAATTCATAGGCAGATACGTCATCATAAATTAAAGTGCCATTTTCTACGTAGTGGGTAGTACGTTTATAGTCGTCGTTGTGACCGAATTCATAACCTGTACCGATAAGCTTCATACCCAGGTCTTCAAAGGCTGGAACAACGTGACGGGGACGCAAACCACCAACCATGAGGGCGACTGTTTTACCTTCTAAGCGGGAGCGATATTTTTCGAGTACAGCTTTGGTTTGAGCTTCGTACTTGGCAATAACTTCTTCTGCTTTCGCTTGAATTGTCTCGTCAAACTTGGCAGCAATTTCTCGCAGAGATGCCGCAATCTTGGTGGGGCCGAAGAAGTTATATTCTAACCAGGGAATACCATAAGCTTCTTCCATGTGGCGCGAGATGTAGTTCATGGAGCGGTAGCAGTGAACTAGGTTCAGTTTCACGCTGGGGGTGAGCATCATCTCGTGTAGCGTACCATCGCCAGACCACTGAGCGACAACCCGCAAGCCGATTTCTTCTAACAGGATGCGGCTAGACCAAGCATCACCACCGATGTTATAGTCCCCGATAATGGCTACATCGTAGGGGCCGGGTTCAAATCCGAGAGTGCCTTCTTTCTTGGCTTTGTCAGCTTTGGGGAATACCCAGTCGCGGATGGTGTCGTTGGCGATGTGGTGACCGAGGGATTGGGATACACCCCGGAAGCCTTCGCAACGTACAGGAACAACAGTTTTACCAGTTTCCTTGGATTTCTTCTTAGCTACGGCTTCGATATCGTCACCAATTAGACCAATGGGACATTCGGATTGTATGGAGATACCGCGATTGAGGGGGAACAGTTCTTCAATCTCATCGATTAATTTAGCAAGCTTTTTGTCTCCACCAAAGACAATGTCCCGTTCTTGGAAGTCGGAGGTGAACTGCATCGTGCCGAAGGAATCGATACCAGTAGTACCGATGTAGTAGTTACGCCGACCTGACCAGGAGTAGTAACCGCAACCAACGGGGCCGTGGCTGATATGAACCATGTCTTTGATGGGGCCCCAAACCACACCTTTGGAACCTGCATAGGCGCAACCACGGGTGGTCATTGTACCGGGAATGGATTTGATATTGGACTTAACGCCGCAATCAGATTTACCTTCTTCGTAAACGTTTAAGTGTTTTTCGCGCTTTTTGCGCGATTTTTCAGGGTAGGCTTCTAGAGCCTCTTGAATAAGTTCTTTCTTCTCTTCAACTGGCGTTGGTTTGCTCAAAGTAGCGGATTCAGGAGGTGTCATAATTCTATGGGGATGAGGGAGTTGCAAAGTGGGTGCGGGGATCGTGGCAGGGAGGAAGTGAGATGGTGGTTAGATGGCTGGAAGTCTGTGAATTATCGGTTAATTAATGTGGAGAACGCTCCATTAACGAACTCTGGCGACATCGTGACACCATCACACTGCGATCGCAGCAATTAGACTACTGCGGCTGCTTTACCAGCGTCTTGAGCGATCGCTTTTTGATATTCTTCTTCGCCACCGAGAATACCGAATTCCACGAGCAAGTCTTCCAATTCGTCCATAGAGATGGGGGTAGGAATTGTCAGCTTGGTATTTTCTTTGATTTTCTTAGCGAGAATCCGGTATTCTTCAGCTTGAGGATGTTCTGGCGCATACTCAATTACAGTCATCCGGCGCAGTTCTGCATGTTGCACCACATTGTTACGGGGAACAAAGTGAATCATTTGGGTGTTGAGTCTCGCAGCCAATGCTTCAATTAATTCAACTTCGCCGTCAACGTTACGGCTGTTGCAGATTAAACCACCCAAGCGCACGCCACCAGAGTGAGCATATTTGAGAATACCTCTAGCAATGTTGTTAGCAGCATACATTGCCATCATTTCACCGGAGCAAACGATGTAGATTTCTTGTGCTTTACCTTCGCGAATTGGCATAGCGAAACCACCGCAGACAACGTCACCTAATACGTCGTAGGAAACGAAATCTAAGTCTTCGTAAGCACCGTTTTCTTCTAAGAAGTTGATGGCGGTGATGATACCGCGTCCAGCGCAGCCTACACCGGGTTCAGGGCCGCCTGACTCTACGCATCTGACACCCAAGTAACCATTCAGCAATACTTCTTCGAGTTCCAAATCTTCAACTGCGCCGCGTTCAGCAGCTAGGTGCAGAATGGTGGTTTGAGCTTTGCTGTGCAACATCAGGCGGGTGGAATCTGCTTTAGGATCGCAACCTACAATCATGATCCGTTCGCCCATTTGTGCTAAACCAGCGATCGTGTTTTGAGAGGTTGTAGACTTACCGATACCGCCTTTACCGTAGAATGCGATTTGTCTAATGTTGTCAGTCATTGTTGTTTGTCCTGCAATAAGTTTGGTGGTTGAGGTTTTTTGGTGGTCTGGGTTTGAGAGTGCGATCGCTTAGTTGTTTGGTTGCGATCGCTTGTAAGAACGTCGCTGGTGGCGCTCGCCCTAACACCTTTGGTTCGGGAATAGAGATAGATTGCATATATTTGGTTAAGTGGTAATTTCTAACGACCCTTAGCAAGGCTGAATAATGGGTCAACAGCTTCTACTCGTAAGCTTGGGCTAACACGCTCTTGTAACTTGGCTTCAACGGCAACTTTCAGGGTAGCGGTACTGCTAGGACAGGAACCACAAGCACCTTGCAATACTACTTGCACTCGATCGCCATCGACATCGTAAAGTTCAATATCTCCGCCATCAGCAATTAGTAGTGGTCTAACTTCTTCATCGAGAATTTTTTGAATCAAGGCGATTTTTTGGACTGTGGTTAGCGCTCGTGGGGATTGCTCTTGAGTAGTAGCAATATTTGCCGCAATTTGAGTGCTGATTTTATAGCTAGTACCAACAGCTGATTCCTGTTTCACCGTAGCGATTAGGTCATCGATATTAGCAAGGCAAGAACCGCAACCGCCACCAGCCTTGATATAGCTTGTTACCTGTTCCGCAGTGGTGAGGTTGTTTTCTTGAATTACCCGGCGAACCTTGGCTTCGCTAATGCCAAAGCAACTACAAACTAAAGCACCTTCATCATCGTCATGGGCAACTACAGGAATACCCC
The genomic region above belongs to Calothrix sp. NIES-2098 and contains:
- a CDS encoding dinitrogenase iron-molybdenum cofactor biosynthesis domain-containing protein translates to MKIAFTTSDRIHINAHFGWAKKIDVYEVSPEGYHFLNTLKFDGDLKEDGNEDKLVPKIEALADCTIVYVSAIGGSAAARLIKKRITPIKARSEDDKITDLLDQLVQTLKGSPPPWLRKALQQKSPSFVEEEITV
- a CDS encoding nitrogenase MoFe cofactor biosynthesis protein NifE, with translation MKITQGKINELLSEPGCEHNHNKHGQKKNKSCHQQAQPGAAQGGCAFDGASIALVPITDAAHLVHGPIACAGNSWGGRGSLSSDSHLYKMGFTTDLSENDIIFGGEKKLYKAILEVQQRYQPAAVFVYSTCVTALIGDDLDTVCEAAAKKTGIPVIPVNSPGFIGSKNLGNRVGGEALLEYVIGSAEPEYTTPYDINLIGEYNIAGELWGVLPLFEKLGIRVLAKITGDAKYNEVRYAHRAKLNVMICSKALINVARKMEERYGIPYIEESFYGVDDMNRCLRNIAAKLGDRALQERVEKLITEETTALDIALARYRDRLKDKRVVLYTGGVKSWSIISAAKDLGMEVVATSTKKSTEEDKARIKELLGKDGIAMEKGNAQELLRVIAQTKADMLIAGGRNQYTALKARIPFLDINQERHHPYAGYVGMVEMARELDEALHSPVWAQVRKPALWEVTERSRSDRGAEEAEEQRGKTVVRNSQKSVAVNPLKQSQPLGAALAFLGLKGVMPLFHGSQGCTAFAKVMLVRHFREAIPLSTTAMTEVSTILGGEDNIEQAILTLVEKSKPEIIGLLTTGLTETRGDDMEGILRSIRKRHPELYDLPIVFASTPDFKGALQDGFAAAVESIVKELPQPGETRLDQINILVSSAFTPGDVQEIKEIVCAFGLKPIVVPDLSVSLDGHLDDSYSAVTGGGTTLPELREMGSSVFTLALGESMRGAAESLQTQFDIPYELFPQLTGLDAVDNFLQGLVDISGNAVPEKYCHQRRQLQDAMLDTHFYFGCKRVSLGLEPDLLWSTAWFLQSMGAEIHAAVTTTKSPLLEQLPVESVTIGDLEDFERLAVGSDLVIANSHGKAIARRLHTPHYRLGFPVFDRLGNGQRCTVGYRGTIQLLFDLGNLFLEAEEEKAKH
- a CDS encoding Mo-dependent nitrogenase-like protein, which codes for MGHWALILIILFVSLVPLVLLPLSLIPAAMSTIIHNRDRFFDILSPLRRWVDRFQICDRRTAHLICQVIPCCCPFERDVKFFGHTFHIPPLCKLNPLYDEFVGLRFRSLSYLSDECSEDITKYIC
- a CDS encoding nitrogenase molybdenum-iron protein beta chain, which codes for MAQNDINKIKDHAELFQQPEYQELFQAKKEFECGHESEEVTQMADWTKTWEYREKNFARQALTVNPAKACQPLGAILAAVGFEGTLPFVHGSQGCVAYFRSHFTRHFKEPFSAVSSSMTEDAAVFGGMKNLIEGLAVSYNLYKPKMIAVCTTCMAEVIGDDLQAFIRTSKEEGAVPEEFPVPYAHTPSFVGSHILGYDNMMKGILSNLTAGKKKETTNGKINFIPGFETYIGNLREIKRIANVMGIEYTLLADNSEYLDSPNNGTYNMYPGGTKLEDAADSINAEATIALQAYATTKTREYIEHEWHQKTYVNRPVGIRGTDEFLMKLSALTGKPIPQELEDERGRAVDALTDSQAWLHGKRVAMYGDPDLVIGLTQFLLEVGAEPVHILVSNSNEHFEAELRALLDSSPFGQGATIHGGRDLWHMRSLLFTEPVDLLIGNSYGKYLWRDTKTPFVRIGYPIFDRHHLHRYATYGYQGTINLLNWIVNTLLDELDRNTIIPSKTDISYDLIR
- a CDS encoding nitrogenase molybdenum-iron protein alpha chain; amino-acid sequence: MTPPESATLSKPTPVEEKKELIQEALEAYPEKSRKKREKHLNVYEEGKSDCGVKSNIKSIPGTMTTRGCAYAGSKGVVWGPIKDMVHISHGPVGCGYYSWSGRRNYYIGTTGIDSFGTMQFTSDFQERDIVFGGDKKLAKLIDEIEELFPLNRGISIQSECPIGLIGDDIEAVAKKKSKETGKTVVPVRCEGFRGVSQSLGHHIANDTIRDWVFPKADKAKKEGTLGFEPGPYDVAIIGDYNIGGDAWSSRILLEEIGLRVVAQWSGDGTLHEMMLTPSVKLNLVHCYRSMNYISRHMEEAYGIPWLEYNFFGPTKIAASLREIAAKFDETIQAKAEEVIAKYEAQTKAVLEKYRSRLEGKTVALMVGGLRPRHVVPAFEDLGMKLIGTGYEFGHNDDYKRTTHYVENGTLIYDDVSAYEFEHFVKALKPDLIASGIKEKYVFQKMALPFRQMHSWDYSGPYHGYDGFAIFARDMDLALNSPTWSLIGAPWKKSE
- a CDS encoding nitrogenase iron protein subunit NifH — its product is MTDNIRQIAFYGKGGIGKSTTSQNTIAGLAQMGERIMIVGCDPKADSTRLMLHSKAQTTILHLAAERGAVEDLELEEVLLNGYLGVRCVESGGPEPGVGCAGRGIITAINFLEENGAYEDLDFVSYDVLGDVVCGGFAMPIREGKAQEIYIVCSGEMMAMYAANNIARGILKYAHSGGVRLGGLICNSRNVDGEVELIEALAARLNTQMIHFVPRNNVVQHAELRRMTVIEYAPEHPQAEEYRILAKKIKENTKLTIPTPISMDELEDLLVEFGILGGEEEYQKAIAQDAGKAAAVV
- a CDS encoding Fe-S cluster assembly protein NifU; the protein is MWDYTDKVLELFYNPKNQGAIENSDESGVAVVFGEVGSIACGDALRLHLKIEVDSDKILDARFQTFGCTSAIASSSALTELIKGLTLDAALKVTNKEIAEYLGGLPEAKMHCSVMGQEALEAAIFKYRGIPVVAHDDDEGALVCSCFGISEAKVRRVIQENNLTTAEQVTSYIKAGGGCGSCLANIDDLIATVKQESAVGTSYKISTQIAANIATTQEQSPRALTTVQKIALIQKILDEEVRPLLIADGGDIELYDVDGDRVQVVLQGACGSCPSSTATLKVAVEAKLQERVSPSLRVEAVDPLFSLAKGR